The following nucleotide sequence is from Phycisphaerae bacterium.
AACCAGGCCCGTCGGTCGCAGTCGGATGGTCAGGCCATCGGGGCGGACGTTGACGGTTTCCACCAGCAGGCGAACGATCCGCTCCTTCTCGGCCGGGAACAGTTCGGTCCACAGCGGCTCGACCGTTCGCAGCGCGTCGGCCACGTCGCGTTCAGTGGGCACGCCTTCCTGCTGGTCAAGCTGGGCCTCGATCTGCTGAACCTGTGCCTCGACGTCGGTGTACTCGTCGTTCAGCTTCCGCAGCTCGTCGGCCAGGGGGCCGTCATCGGTGTCACCGGCGGCGCGAACCAGTCGGCCGATTCCCTTGCGGAGTTCGGTCTGTCGCTTCTCCAGGGCGGTTTTCTGTCGGACCAGTGCCCGGCGCTGTGCCGCCGCCTGCGTCCGCGTTGCGCGGAACGTCCGGGCGACCATGGCCGGGTCGGCGAAGATCTCCCGCAGGTAGGTGAAGACGGCCTGCTCGATTTGCCCGCCCGGGACGCTGCGGACTTCGCAGGTGTCGTAACCTTTCTTGGCCGCCGCGTGGCAGACGTAGTAGTGATACCGCTTGCCACGCCGGTTGGTGTACGTCGGGGCCATGGCCGCGTCACAGCATTCACAGCGGATCAGGCCCTTGAGCACGGCTGTGGTCTTGCTGCGCGTTTGGTTGGCGCGGACGGCGCGGTTCTCGGACAGGATGCTCTGCACGCGGTCCCAGAGCTTGCGATCCACGATGGCGTCGTGCTCGCCGGGGTAGCTTTCTCCCTTGTACATGACCTCGCCGAGGTAGCGCCGGTTGGTCAGCAGGTGGTGGACGTCGGTCTTCTTCCACATGCCGCCGCCCATGGGCTTGCCCTTCTTGGTGACCCAGGCCTTCATGCGGTGGCCCTGGGCGTTGAGTTCCCGGGCGACCAGCATGCACGAGCCCAGCCGGCAGAACCGCTCGAAGATGTGCCGTACCAGCTTGGCTTCGTTCTCGTTGACCAGAAGCCGCATCCGCTCGCGATCCACGTCGTAGCCCAGCAGCGGCCTGCCCCCGACGTACTTGCCTTTGCGCTTGGCGCTGGCGATCTTGTCCCGGATGCGCTCGCCGCACAGCTCACGCTCGAACTGCGCGAACGACAGCAGGATATTCAGCGTCAGCCGGCCCATGCTGCTGGTCGTGTCGAAGCGCTGGGTGACCGATACGAACGCCACGTCGTGGGTTTCGAAGAGGGCCACCAGCTTGGAGAAGTCCATCAGGCTGCGGCTGAGCCGATCGACCTTGTAGACCATCACCACGTCGACGCCGCCGGCCTCGATGTCGGCCAGCAGCGCCTTGAGGCCCGGGCGCTCCATGTTGCCGCCGGTGAAACCGCCGTCGTCGTAATGCGTGGCCAGCGCCTTCCAGCCTTCATGCTTCTGGCTGGCGATGTACGCTTCGCAGGCCTCGCGCTGGGCATCGAGGCTGTTGAATTCCTGTTCGAGACCCTCCTCGTGGCTCTTCCGCGTGTAGATGGCGCAGCGGATGGGCTTGGTCTTGTCGTTCCTGGCGATCATGCATCCTCCTTGTTTGTGCTGGCGAGCCCAAAGAATCGCGGCCCGCTGACGTGCTGGCCGGTCATGGCCTTGGCCACGGCCGACAGTGTCCGGTAGCGCCGGCCGTCCCATTCGAAGCCGCCGTCGGCCAGCGCGGTGACGACGTGCTCGACCCCGCGCCACTGCCGGACCAGGCGCGTGCCCGCTGCCAGCGCGGTGCGCTTGCGGGGTTTGGGCGGGCGCTTCTTGCCGCCGGCCAGTTCGTCGCCGTCAGCGATCTGCCGCAGGCGCTGCCGGGCCCGGTCGGACAGGCCCCCGAAGCGAAGTTCCTGAACCCGCCACGCCAGGCGGCGGACCAGTTGGGCCTTGGCGTAGCTGGCCGGCGGTTCGGTGCCATACA
It contains:
- a CDS encoding recombinase family protein, with translation MIARNDKTKPIRCAIYTRKSHEEGLEQEFNSLDAQREACEAYIASQKHEGWKALATHYDDGGFTGGNMERPGLKALLADIEAGGVDVVMVYKVDRLSRSLMDFSKLVALFETHDVAFVSVTQRFDTTSSMGRLTLNILLSFAQFERELCGERIRDKIASAKRKGKYVGGRPLLGYDVDRERMRLLVNENEAKLVRHIFERFCRLGSCMLVARELNAQGHRMKAWVTKKGKPMGGGMWKKTDVHHLLTNRRYLGEVMYKGESYPGEHDAIVDRKLWDRVQSILSENRAVRANQTRSKTTAVLKGLIRCECCDAAMAPTYTNRRGKRYHYYVCHAAAKKGYDTCEVRSVPGGQIEQAVFTYLREIFADPAMVARTFRATRTQAAAQRRALVRQKTALEKRQTELRKGIGRLVRAAGDTDDGPLADELRKLNDEYTDVEAQVQQIEAQLDQQEGVPTERDVADALRTVEPLWTELFPAEKERIVRLLVETVNVRPDGLTIRLRPTGLVTLAAEVSPQESEEPEPQETTA
- a CDS encoding DUF2924 domain-containing protein, which codes for MQQTVLETLARIGRMDVDELRDQWRALYGTEPPASYAKAQLVRRLAWRVQELRFGGLSDRARQRLRQIADGDELAGGKKRPPKPRKRTALAAGTRLVRQWRGVEHVVTALADGGFEWDGRRYRTLSAVAKAMTGQHVSGPRFFGLASTNKEDA